The genomic region CCCCGGTGAATTCTCCTGGCGGCGGTGCTGCCCCCGACAGCGCAGCAGAGGAACACCGTGACGACGCCCAGATGCGCGCGCAGCGGCAGCAAGACCTTCTCCCACGAGCACGGATTGTAGTGTTCTCATGATGAAGACGACTAGCAGGAAGAGCGGAACACGATACTTATTCACGGGAGCCCAAGAGATCGCGGAATCCGCGGCGAAGCTCCGGCCGAACCCCAACAACCTCGGCTAGGTCGCAGCGTCCCAGATTCACGCGGTCAGCAACAGATTTTCCACCGGATGAGGATGACTGTGGTAGCAAGACGTTACAGGTATATCGGACCCACATGCAAGTGTCCTGGTACTTGGAGACAGCGAGAGGAACACTGCATTGCATGCCCCACTGGTCATTCACATGGAAAAGAAACGTGAGCAAGGGATGAGTGGGCTGGCGGGAGTGGAAAATGCCTGATTGGGCTGACCATGTGTCTGAGATGGCTGGGTTAATTAGTGGCCGATGCATAGGATTAGGCCCACAGATTCTTTTCTGTTTTTCCTGTTTCGAATTTCTGTTTTCCTTGAGATTTtataatttcaaattcaaatatggTTTTGTTTTTTTGAAATTCGAATATGAATGCAGCACACAAGGGAAATACCACTATGTATGCAAGGCACACTTTATTTAATTATTTGCTATTTGACCAATATAATtccattaattgaatatgcacaaTTAAAAGAAGAATCGAATAATTTCCAACGGTTCCATAATCCCAAAACACTAcataattatatttatttatttatatcctTGTTTTTTTTCTGATACAAtttttttgggctttacaatttCATCATTACGTCAGCCAAACATGGCAAATTAGCGATGACGATATCAAATCTAATCTGTGACGAAATTATTGCGTCCAAAATTTGTGTCTATAACGTTCCTTTCATTTTCATCATTAATATTCAATTCTAATCTTCGTCACTTGTAATTGTTGACGAAGATGTAAATTTGGTCATAAAAATGTATCAATCTGTGACTGAAGTCACCAGCGTCACGAGAAAATCGTCACTGATGATCACATTCTTACTAGTGATTTTTTCCATCATAACGCACAAACATATTTGGTACTAATATTAAAACTCTTAAATTTCATTGTACTTTTTTTTAATCTTTTTTCTAATTAATTATGTGAATGTGGTAGGCATACCACCACATCTATTCCCCTCTTGTTTTACATGTAAAATATACCATACTTCTTTGGATAATGTAATAGGAATCCTAATCTAAATAGAAATTGCCTCCATtctaatttataattcgtttgactttttaTCCCAAATTTAACCGGCTCATCTTATTTAAAAAATTCATAATTATTATCAAtttttattgtgatattgtttagTATATAATATACTTAAAGTATGgttttgattttttttaaaaaaaattgaatAAGACGAACCAATCAAACTTGGTATAAAAAATGAAACGAAATATAAATTAGAACGAAGGGAGTAATAATTAGACAAATATAAATAGACCAAGCCAAAAGAAAATTCTCTTCACCAGGAGTATCCTTCTTCGATCACCTTACGTCTGTCCAGTGTCTTTCTGTCCAAGGGCATGTATAACCTACATACTACGTTGCGGTTCTCCAAGCACTAGATATACCTAAGAAACCCCTTCATACAATCTAATGTATCTAAATCTTGTATTTATTTACTAGAACCTCTCAATATACAACTTATTTATATGAGTTGTATGGGTAAAACCGTATCTAAACTTAGAGAACCGTGTTAAAGACGTTCTTTTACCAAGATATTATCTCTTATGTTTTTTTTTGCATTTACTCCTTAATACCCTTAAGATACAGAGTATTTATGTGGGTTGTACATATCCTTATATAAGTTAACCCATGAAACTACTCCGACAGTCCGACTAGGTCTAGTCATGTGTGGACATATAAGTTCAGTGACCGACCTATCTCTTTTCCCTAGTAGAGAGTTTCATGGATGCAGGAGTTGGAAGTTGGAACCCCCATCATCTGCCCCTGCACAAGTTGGTATGACCTGATTACTAAATTTTTAATCTGCAAGTCAGTCTAAAGTGACCGTATAATATACGTACCTCTTCGTTGATGGAATGAACATGTTTGTAGTATACAGAAAAATGCTATAGTTTTTGTCTCGTTTCTTTTACACACATTGAAGTTGGGTCTTTTATACTCCGTATGTGTTATGTTAAAGAAAAACCTAGAAAAAAATTACGATATAGTAGCCTTAGAAAAAAACAAGCCCACGAGTCGAATCGGCCCACTCAACGCAACTGGTGGCCCATCGTGGCGCCCAAATCCAGTTTCAGCCCAGCGCTTGCAAGCGAATCGTAATGGGGGACACAAGGGGTATATCgccggggcattgtgctatgccAAACTGCTCGCCTCGCTAAATCCGCTCCATTCCCTCGCCCTCGCCGATCGCCGGATCTCTCCCTCCGCCTCGCTTCCGCCGCACGCCAGGGCGCACGGCTTCTTCCTCCGCTCCCTCGCCTCAGGTAAACCTCGCCGCTCCGCTCTCCTCGTGGCGCTGCGATCCCTGAATCCATCCGGGCGCGGTTTAGCTGTTCGGAGAGGGGCCTTGCTTGCTCGGTCGGGATCGGAACAGCCTAGCTGGAGTCCTGATTCACATATGCTTCTAGTTCAAAATCTAGTGGATATTCTCTTCAGTATAAGAGCAGGGAGCACCCGAGTTGTTTCACATCTGGCTGGACAGCGTGAATATTTCTGTTATTCCTGATCACGCTTCACAGTAAGGAATAGGAGCTGGAGCCGACATTGAAAATTGGAGGCACTAGCAGTAGTTTTTGCGAGACATTCAGCGCTGGGGTTAATGAGGTCAATTTGATTGTGTGTGTGTCTGTGAACCTCCTGCGGTTTGTTTGCGTGTCGGTTTTTCATCATCGCACTGGAATTGGAAATGAACGAAAAGCTTCACTGAAGAAGGCGGCGTTTATCCTGCTTCTCGTGGAGTTTTTAACATGTGTTGTCCCTGGCCAACTGTAAGGCAAAACGTTGAAGGTGTGATACTGAATATGACGATCAATCCGATATGCATGAGCAATTTGGATGTGTGTTTTTGTGAATTCTCATGCGTATGCTTGAAACATGTGTCTGGTAGTATTTGAGCATGTGTGCCCACTCTTTTGTGGATTATCATGTGTATGCTTGAAACATGTGTCAGCTTGTATTTGAGCATGTGTGCCCACTTTTTTGTGAATTCTCATGTGTATGCTTGAAACATGTGTCTGCTAGTATTTGAGCAAGTGTGCCCATTCTTTCGTGTGTGCTCTGTCCATGTTGTTTGGTGTACATCTGGTTTGACAGCGGAACAGGTTGGGCTTAGTGAAACTGGTGATCATGAACGCCTGAATGTTTCTGTTATTCGTGCTCATCCCTCACAACGAGGAATAGATGTGCAGGCCTGGAGCTGGAGACAACATTGAAAATTTTTGCCACCAGCAGCAGTTTCTGACACGTTCATGCCTGAGGTTAACGAAGCCAAATTATGCGGTTTATCTGCCATGCTGTTTGTTCTTGATTTTTTATACTAATGTTCACAATGTTATGTGCTGTTTGCTTATTGATAACGTGCATACAGCATTTAGCCTATAATCATAAGTCCTAACTGTTCTGGGAGCTACATGTTGCATTGGTTAATCAGGTTAGTAGCATGGGGCTCATATTGTTGTTGGATGCTCACTCTATAAACAACTTTTGGTTTGTTTGTTCCCCCTGCAGCGCAGTTCCTATGGGGTTCCTGCAAAGCACTTTTTCGCTGTTGATCGGCACCGGCTGCGGCATCTACATTGCCCAGAACTACGACGTCCCAAACATAAAGAAGCTCATGAGGAGCCTGGTGGGCAAGGCCAAGGAGGTTGAGGAGTCATACAAGAAGACGGGCAACAGCAAGAACAAGGATAACGAATAGCGTTGACCCGCAGTCTGCGGTCCACCATCTAGGAAAGCTAATTGTTGCAAGATTATTCTGATTATTGGAGGTATACTACCTTGTACGTTGTACCTTGGTTAGTACCTTCTGTCTACTTATTTTTTTCTCTTAAAGAAAATATGAGATGGCATACTGGAACTGCGGCCTACTCTTGCCCCGGATTGAATCTGTCTAGATGTGGCAATACAATTTTTGAGGTGAAAGAGCCGGACGGGGGATCCATGCTTTTGGAATATAAAAGTATTGtgatttattttatttatgttggcTTATTAATTGGCAGAGGCCCTTTTCATGACGGCATCATGATCAAGTGTGGGATGAACGATGTGTGGGCatattgttatttatttattgAAAAGAGAGAGAGGGAGTACATGAGCCCGGTGGTATGTGCAGTCTGCCATTGGCCGTTGAAAAGCACAGAATCATTGGTGAGAATAACTTAACAGTATCATTCAGATCTGTGTCAGGGTTTGTGTACATCAACATTTGATGGGTGTCCAGTCCAACCAAGGTCTAATTTTTCAGGAACTAGGACTGATTACTGCTAGGACTAATTGTGTAGCTCTCATGTACCTTTTTAACTAGAAATTAGTTTATCCATTAGTTCACCTATTCTTTTGTTACGATGATGATCTACTAGAACCAGACTTAGTTTTAGATGACTAATAATGGTTCGTCTTGGTATGAAATATGCCTGATCTTGATCTTTTTTGAGGGATATGATATGCCTGTAGCTGATGGATCAAGCTTTTGTGCTGAGTCCAATTGGTGTAGGAAATTTGGAAGTTATTTCTCTGCACTTATATTCGGTCACTGACATGCAGGGTCAGGTCCAGGCTGACCCCACACGTAAGTACAAAGGATCCGACTACATCTCAGTTATCTCTTTCTCTACTTTTTGGCCTGCCTGAGTTTGAGTACCACTTTTTTCTTTATTCCTTTATGTACGTAGCCTCCGTTAAAAAAAGGTGAGGCTGGGGTTGTTTGGTCTGTAGAGACGTCACTCCATTTTATTATACTAGGTAAATAACCATATGTTGCAACGGGAGTATATAATATCACGATAaatatgtgttatattgttaGAAGAAAATGTTTTGTAATTTATTTGTGATCCTAGCATACATAAATTTTATGATAGTTAGGTGCATGTGTGTTGCAACGACATATAAAATATTCGACAAAATGATagtgcacaatgattacataagaATGAACATCATATTTATTATCGACCTTAATATCACACAAATTCTTTTATAACAATCATCTAGTATACTCTACGCTTGGAGGCCGCACGCACGAACTGCTGCTCCACTATCCTACAACCAAACACGAGCCCGATGCAATAATCTTGGCTTCTCGGGGGCCAGTTCCAGGGCCAGGCAAAAAAGCGCAATAATCTCAGTATGAAGAAACACAAGGTGCAGTAATCAACTGCATGGTGCtcatgggagagagagagacagaggCTCTTTCAAACCGAATAATGGAAGAGGGGACAGAAAGGGTTTCCTGACCAGTAATCGCACTTCACCCGTGTTTTTGACAGAGCACCAGTGATGGCAGCCACGACCACGAAGCGGAGCAAAGCAGAGCGCATCGGCAGAAAGATTTGTCTGGGGACATGGCGCATTGTTGACTGTTGATGACCATTGCCTCATGCTCCCGCACTCCCTCCCCCTTGCACTTGCAGGTCGCAGCCTTTTCCGGGCCGCGCCAGATTTGCGTTTCCCCGCCGCTCCGGCTGCCCGGCTCCCACCCCTAGGCCCCAGCCTATGCGGGCACGAGCTGGCGCCTGGCAGGCCGTCCGGCCGGCCGGCCAGGCAATGCAACAAAATCACACGACACACGAGACGGCGACGCGCGCTCACACCTGCTCAACCACTGCCCGCGACCGCTCGGCCCCACCAACCACGTAAGGAGACCCCGAACGAATTCACCAATCACCAGGCGTGCAGAGTACACGATGCGCCCCTGTGGCCGGTTGGCTCggcagttcgtgcccgagcccgaCGGACGACAAGGGAGTGGGGCTGGAAAGCAACGCGACAACAACACAAGCCGCGGCCACCGGCAACGGCGGCGACGCGGGGTAGGGTGGGGTGGGCGAGTGGAGTGAGGCGCAAAAGGCCGGGACCCATGCCCACACCCCATCACACGCGCCCGCAGCGTCGAGAGAGAAAATAACCACGATGTTATTTTAGTGGCAGCGTATCTCGTGAAATCCAGGAAATTCGATTCACTCGAAGCCTGGCTGCTTTCTCCCGGGTCGCGAAAAGTCACAAGCCAACAAAAAAACACACCAAAATAACACATCAAAGCAGCGGGAGAGGAGAGCTCGGATTCTCACAGAGAGGAGACAGCGTGGGCGCCGGACGGTGGAAGCAGGAGTGGTCGGTGGCCTACGGTGCAGCGTATGTGAGAGCTGCGGTGGCGGGGACCTGCCTTGGCCTCTAGGATGGGGgtgggaggcggaggcggagggggAGGGGAGGCCACGGCGGTTTCGGCGCCGGCGCCAGCGGATGAGGCGGGGAAGGACGCGGAGGATGGCAACGACTGGACCTTGAAGGCGAAGCTGATCGCCGTAGCGGTGCTGGGGGCCACGGCGCTCGGGGTGTTCCTGCACTCCTACTTTCGCCACGCGGCGCTGCGCAAGGCGGAGGAGGGGCTCGTCAGCATGTGCGAGGAGCGCGCGCGCATGCTGCAGGACCAGTTCGCCGTCTCCGTCAACCACGTCCACGCCCTCGCCATCCTCGTCGCCACCTTCCACTACGAGAAGCACCCGCCCGCGCTAGACCACATCCACCTGTGCGCAGCTGCACGACACCTTCATAGCGCGGGGGACCAGAGCTGGAGGGAGTAAGTTGGATGCCTGGAAGGAGCGCCCGAACGTGTAGCCCGCCGCACGTCATTGTTGTCGTGGTTGCTGTAGTGCGAGTGGAGGGGccgtgtgggccgtgaggagaAGGACGGGCCGGGGTAGAGATCTAGGTCGAGGAGACCTAGTTGCGCGTGGGCTGCGTAGGGGATGTGGCGTGGGCGGTGTGCCCCGGGGATCAGCGTGGTGGCGCTGGCCCTGCTCGCCGTCGCGGCTGTTGCAGGAGCCGCCACGGGGGATCCTGATCCCAACGACCTCGAGCGCGCATAAGTGTCTCCGCTCTGCGAAGCCGGCGGAAGCAAGGGAGGCCCTGGATGCCTGGACTTCAACTTCTCGTCTC from Zea mays cultivar B73 chromosome 6, Zm-B73-REFERENCE-NAM-5.0, whole genome shotgun sequence harbors:
- the LOC100278564 gene encoding uncharacterized protein LOC100278564 — encoded protein: MGFLQSTFSLLIGTGCGIYIAQNYDVPNIKKLMRSLVGKAKEVEESYKKTGNSKNKDNE